A region of Thermococcus barossii DNA encodes the following proteins:
- a CDS encoding MFS transporter — MKGKGFSWGVVLGLALLGFSRSTGWALNKGLSFPLLSSYTGSAFVKGTILAVEGFIGLFIPVLLGYYSDTLKSRHGRRRPFIMAGGVLAGIAALMIYGSYVMEAPLWGFALVLGFFYLSMHLYTAQYRALMPDTVESGSRGKASGVITLLEWAGNLFLFGLAGFLMAKAVAETGESEGIKALAQTPYLKIPFLVTAAFLIGAALFVYFIVREPEAPEIEENESLWDYLRSIVENRDFLKFYAAQTLWWMSFEFIAIFLYGILAYILHGSASEENIKAVTSLGLYLMALFNVTVLLGALPGGIIYDRLGRRLSIVLGGVIFALPQLWGWFITSRAEIVIALGVAGVGWGILMAASYPVIGDLLTRFEKEAFTGRYYGFFEATRALPLLLAGVLGGAIVDLTGENYRVLFPIGAFMVLLAMPMIWRMRNLDSTVEG; from the coding sequence GTGAAGGGGAAGGGATTCAGCTGGGGCGTTGTTCTGGGCCTTGCTCTGCTTGGATTCAGCAGAAGTACTGGCTGGGCTCTCAACAAAGGCCTGTCTTTTCCTCTGCTATCCAGTTACACCGGTTCGGCTTTCGTTAAGGGGACGATTCTGGCCGTTGAGGGTTTCATTGGTCTTTTCATCCCTGTTCTCCTGGGATATTACAGCGATACGCTTAAATCGAGGCATGGACGGAGAAGGCCCTTCATAATGGCGGGCGGTGTTCTCGCCGGCATCGCGGCATTAATGATATACGGCTCCTACGTCATGGAAGCTCCCCTCTGGGGCTTCGCGCTTGTTCTGGGCTTTTTCTATCTCTCGATGCATCTCTACACCGCCCAGTACCGTGCCCTGATGCCAGACACCGTTGAGAGTGGCAGCCGCGGGAAGGCCAGCGGCGTTATAACGCTCCTCGAATGGGCGGGCAACCTCTTTCTTTTCGGTCTGGCAGGTTTTCTGATGGCGAAAGCAGTTGCCGAGACCGGGGAGAGTGAGGGGATAAAGGCCCTGGCCCAGACGCCATACCTTAAGATACCCTTCCTTGTAACGGCGGCGTTCCTGATAGGTGCGGCCCTCTTCGTGTACTTCATCGTCCGGGAGCCTGAGGCTCCGGAAATAGAGGAGAACGAAAGCCTCTGGGACTACCTCAGAAGCATCGTAGAGAACCGCGACTTCCTCAAGTTCTACGCCGCCCAAACCCTCTGGTGGATGAGCTTCGAGTTCATAGCCATCTTCCTCTACGGCATACTGGCCTACATCCTTCACGGCTCTGCAAGCGAGGAGAACATAAAGGCCGTAACATCGCTCGGTCTTTATCTGATGGCGCTCTTCAACGTTACTGTCCTCCTTGGCGCACTGCCCGGGGGAATAATCTACGACAGACTCGGCAGACGCCTCAGTATAGTCCTCGGAGGTGTTATCTTCGCCCTGCCTCAGCTCTGGGGGTGGTTCATAACCAGCCGGGCGGAGATAGTGATAGCCCTTGGGGTTGCTGGCGTTGGGTGGGGGATTCTGATGGCCGCCTCTTACCCTGTAATCGGCGACCTGCTCACTCGTTTTGAGAAGGAGGCCTTCACCGGCCGCTACTACGGCTTCTTCGAGGCCACCCGTGCCCTTCCGCTCCTCCTCGCGGGAGTCCTTGGTGGGGCCATAGTTGACCTGACTGGGGAGAACTACAGAGTCCTCTTCCCCATCGGGGCCTTCATGGTTCTTCTCGCGATGCCTATGATATGGCGCATGAGGAACCTGGATTCAACCGTGGAGGGTTGA
- a CDS encoding sugar phosphate nucleotidyltransferase: protein MKAVILAGGRGTRLLPLTVYRPKPMIPFFNRPLMEYTVQSLVKAGVDEVYVLVGYLKERIMDYFGDGSDWGIRIHYSNKDNVKLGTAGATKKVVKKMDEAFFVVSSDVLTNLDLRALYDYHLQKKALATIALSRVEDPTQYGIAIINEEGRILRFKEKPKPEEAFSNLVNAGIYVFEPEAFDLVPKGKNFDFSKDLFPRMLENDLPLYGFPFSEYWNDVGRPSSYLQATEDVFLGRLVLPGLKTESLKGNLEYGGALITGRRCVLRRPEVRGFAVLGDDVEIGRNVKIERSVIFSGATIEEGAEIKEAIIGENVHIGKGVVIQPGSVIGDNTLIEDFSKIGSNVKIWVESRIGKESIILPD, encoded by the coding sequence ATGAAGGCAGTGATTTTGGCCGGGGGCAGGGGGACACGGCTGCTACCGCTGACAGTTTACAGGCCGAAGCCCATGATACCGTTCTTCAACAGGCCTCTGATGGAGTATACCGTCCAGAGCCTCGTGAAAGCGGGTGTCGATGAGGTCTACGTCCTGGTTGGGTACCTCAAGGAGCGCATAATGGACTACTTCGGCGACGGCAGTGATTGGGGAATCCGGATACACTATTCCAACAAGGACAACGTGAAGCTCGGGACGGCCGGGGCCACCAAAAAGGTGGTCAAGAAGATGGACGAGGCGTTCTTCGTCGTTTCGAGCGATGTGCTCACGAACCTAGACCTGAGGGCACTGTACGATTATCACCTTCAAAAAAAGGCCCTCGCGACGATAGCCCTCTCACGGGTTGAAGATCCTACCCAGTACGGCATAGCAATAATAAACGAGGAAGGCAGGATACTCCGCTTTAAGGAGAAGCCAAAGCCGGAGGAGGCCTTCAGCAACCTCGTTAATGCCGGCATCTACGTCTTCGAGCCCGAGGCCTTTGACCTCGTCCCAAAGGGCAAGAACTTCGATTTCTCCAAAGACCTGTTCCCCAGGATGCTTGAGAACGACCTGCCACTCTACGGGTTTCCGTTCAGCGAGTACTGGAACGACGTTGGAAGGCCGTCGAGCTACCTCCAGGCCACTGAGGACGTTTTTCTGGGCAGGCTGGTTCTGCCGGGCCTGAAAACCGAGAGCCTCAAGGGCAATCTGGAGTACGGTGGGGCCCTCATAACCGGCAGACGCTGTGTTCTGAGGCGGCCCGAGGTAAGGGGCTTCGCGGTGCTCGGAGACGACGTGGAGATAGGCAGAAACGTTAAAATAGAGCGTTCGGTGATATTTTCAGGGGCCACCATAGAGGAGGGTGCAGAGATTAAGGAGGCCATAATAGGAGAGAACGTTCACATAGGCAAGGGTGTTGTTATACAGCCCGGTAGTGTTATAGGGGACAACACGCTCATTGAGGACTTCAGCAAGATCGGCTCCAACGTCAAGATTTGGGTGGAGTCGAGGATTGGTAAGGAGAGTATAATACTCCCGGATTGA
- a CDS encoding glycerophosphodiester phosphodiesterase family protein yields the protein MGRPNILGHRGIRGRLENTLPAFRRALKYADGIEFDVRLTGDGKPVVHHDDSFYADGSVYRLRALSLRELWKLHPLGRLVPTVSEVLRAFPGVLLNIDVKEMEAVERILKLVERHGSLENSVFSSENPEVVKAIIGECPECRAGLSIVGYSSVPWIPRLKGMGSIHVPIDAVSYIGYRPLVVLLRTLRRRGLEVYLWNYRMNELAWIPRLLPLADAVISDNPAWLRKCFYGRGVSKGGDGSVGAR from the coding sequence ATGGGACGACCGAACATCTTGGGGCACAGGGGAATCAGGGGAAGGCTTGAAAACACACTCCCCGCCTTCAGGAGGGCGCTCAAATACGCCGATGGGATAGAGTTTGACGTTAGACTAACCGGTGACGGAAAGCCTGTGGTACATCACGACGATTCATTCTACGCGGACGGCTCGGTGTACAGGCTACGGGCGCTGAGCCTGCGAGAGCTGTGGAAGCTGCATCCCCTCGGAAGGCTGGTTCCAACGGTCAGTGAGGTTCTCCGCGCCTTTCCAGGCGTCCTCCTCAACATTGACGTCAAAGAGATGGAGGCAGTTGAGAGGATTTTAAAACTCGTGGAAAGGCATGGGTCCCTTGAAAACTCAGTGTTCTCCTCCGAGAACCCGGAGGTGGTAAAGGCCATCATCGGGGAGTGTCCGGAGTGCAGGGCGGGCCTCTCGATAGTCGGGTACTCCTCGGTCCCCTGGATACCCCGCCTCAAGGGCATGGGTTCAATCCACGTTCCGATAGATGCCGTCTCGTACATCGGCTATCGGCCGCTGGTGGTCCTCCTGCGAACCCTCCGGAGGCGAGGGTTAGAGGTTTACCTCTGGAACTACAGAATGAACGAGCTGGCCTGGATTCCCAGGCTCCTGCCGCTGGCCGATGCGGTTATCTCCGATAATCCCGCGTGGCTGAGAAAATGTTTTTATGGCAGGGGAGTATCGAAAGGGGGCGATGGAAGTGTGGGAGCGCGATAG
- a CDS encoding alpha/beta hydrolase produces the protein MMWVGVLILVLLAFLAFSAFVAYKMITPPRLVGDWTPKDIGFDYEEVTFETEDGLRLSGWWVDNRSDKTVLPLHGYTASRWERLYMRPTIEFLLREGYNVLAFDFRAHGKSGGRYTTVGDRELLDLRAAVNWLRKNHPQSAEKIGLVGFSMGGIVTIRALAEVGEICCGVADSPPMYIDRTGARGLRYFAKLPEWLYHFVKPFIKLFSGGKEVHPIEYSDRVRKPLLLIAGENDPLVKVEEVKKFYERNKRINPSVELWVTDAPHVRTLKFHPEEWKGKVREFLGKWMG, from the coding sequence ATGATGTGGGTTGGTGTTTTGATACTTGTCCTCCTCGCTTTTCTTGCCTTTTCGGCTTTCGTGGCTTACAAGATGATAACGCCGCCCCGTCTCGTCGGGGATTGGACACCAAAGGACATTGGCTTTGACTACGAGGAGGTTACCTTTGAAACGGAGGACGGTTTGAGGCTGAGCGGCTGGTGGGTGGACAACAGAAGCGATAAGACTGTTCTCCCGCTGCACGGCTACACCGCGAGCAGGTGGGAAAGGCTGTACATGAGGCCGACGATAGAGTTTCTCCTGAGGGAGGGCTATAACGTTCTTGCCTTTGACTTCAGGGCTCACGGGAAGAGCGGGGGGAGGTACACGACTGTCGGCGACAGGGAACTGCTCGACCTCCGGGCCGCCGTGAACTGGCTGAGGAAAAATCATCCTCAGAGTGCCGAAAAAATTGGGTTGGTTGGGTTCTCGATGGGGGGCATAGTCACCATACGCGCACTTGCCGAGGTCGGGGAAATCTGCTGCGGTGTCGCTGACAGTCCGCCGATGTACATTGACAGAACCGGTGCGAGGGGGTTGAGATATTTTGCAAAGCTCCCCGAGTGGCTCTACCACTTCGTCAAGCCCTTCATAAAGCTCTTCAGTGGCGGGAAAGAGGTCCACCCCATAGAGTACTCCGACAGGGTCAGAAAACCCCTCCTCCTGATAGCCGGTGAAAACGATCCCCTCGTGAAGGTTGAAGAAGTTAAGAAGTTCTACGAGCGGAACAAGCGAATAAACCCCTCCGTCGAGCTCTGGGTCACCGACGCCCCCCACGTGAGGACGCTCAAGTTCCATCCCGAGGAATGGAAAGGAAAAGTTAGAGAATTCCTTGGGAAGTGGATGGGTTAG
- a CDS encoding phosphohexomutase domain-containing protein has protein sequence MEVYYSQRFNPEELALLGRAIGTISHGTIIVGRDGRAISRYGKRAMVVGIVSTGSTIMDVRLIPLIALKDFAHRKGLPLAYVYYYGGVRVYVSGIDSDEIGAIMESKSFIEAQPNDIGATVYYPNALDDFLHEVFKHYNFRIDGKALVDAMNTPAVLFFPRMSDHFGFEAELMNDMMTSYLPPKPKEVFMHKLQKGDYDFGLRFRPEGIVEFYRDGEEFEFGSMWKLLDHMKKNL, from the coding sequence GTGGAAGTGTACTACTCCCAGAGGTTCAACCCCGAGGAGCTCGCCCTTCTCGGAAGGGCCATAGGAACGATATCCCACGGGACGATAATAGTCGGAAGGGACGGCAGGGCGATATCCAGATACGGGAAACGAGCGATGGTGGTCGGAATCGTCAGCACAGGTTCCACCATAATGGACGTCCGTCTGATTCCGCTGATAGCATTAAAGGACTTTGCCCACAGAAAGGGACTTCCGCTGGCTTACGTCTACTACTACGGTGGCGTCAGGGTTTATGTCAGCGGCATAGACAGCGACGAGATAGGGGCAATAATGGAGAGTAAGAGCTTCATAGAGGCCCAGCCAAACGACATCGGTGCAACGGTGTACTACCCAAACGCCCTCGACGACTTCCTTCACGAGGTCTTCAAACACTACAACTTCCGCATCGATGGCAAGGCCCTCGTTGATGCCATGAATACACCGGCGGTGCTATTCTTCCCCCGCATGAGTGACCACTTCGGCTTCGAGGCCGAGCTGATGAACGACATGATGACGAGCTACCTGCCGCCGAAGCCCAAGGAGGTCTTCATGCACAAACTCCAGAAGGGGGACTACGATTTTGGGCTGCGCTTCAGACCGGAGGGTATCGTTGAGTTCTACAGGGACGGGGAGGAGTTTGAGTTCGGAAGCATGTGGAAGCTCCTGGACCATATGAAGAAGAACCTTTGA
- a CDS encoding SLC45 family MFS transporter, whose protein sequence is MVEFKYSRIFLLGFGFFGISIIWALYNAYVPIFLQDTFHLSKTVTGFIMTIDNLFAVLLLPFLGALSDMTRTRLGRRKPYILLGAPSAAIMFALIPISRMYENLALFMGTIVFMNFFMALFRSPVVAFMPDITPSEKRSQANGIINFMGGLGALLAYFGGKVLYDMNYAYPFYMGAAIMLLANLLVVLFVPEPEEYRVPGKKLNIRKLLAETSHKSFGELKENLKDVFASHEKSLLAILLAIFLWFIAFNSLETFFTSYAKYYLGIEESTGAFMLGLFSLSFMIFAIPAGFIGARVGRRRTITLGLIIIIGILVGAYLVGEGQKPESSSLSDPVVMTFMGLFFVGGLGWAMVNVNSLPMVVDMTTEEKLGGYTGLYYFFSQAANLVAPPLAGAFLDVIGYRTLIPFSIAFFILAAIAMQFVRRGDIVRRRGEVLDYVPDMD, encoded by the coding sequence ATGGTGGAGTTCAAGTACAGCAGGATATTCCTCCTCGGTTTTGGCTTCTTTGGAATAAGCATAATATGGGCACTGTACAACGCTTACGTGCCGATATTCCTTCAGGACACGTTCCATCTCAGCAAGACCGTGACGGGCTTCATCATGACCATCGACAACCTGTTCGCGGTTCTCCTGCTCCCGTTCCTCGGCGCTCTGAGCGACATGACACGGACGAGACTGGGAAGAAGGAAGCCCTACATCCTCCTTGGTGCCCCATCGGCCGCGATAATGTTTGCTCTCATACCGATTTCAAGGATGTATGAGAACCTCGCCCTATTTATGGGGACGATAGTGTTTATGAACTTCTTTATGGCTCTGTTCCGCTCTCCGGTTGTTGCCTTCATGCCCGACATAACCCCCAGCGAGAAGCGCTCCCAGGCCAACGGAATAATCAACTTCATGGGTGGCCTTGGTGCCCTGCTGGCCTACTTCGGAGGCAAGGTTCTCTACGACATGAACTATGCCTATCCGTTCTATATGGGTGCCGCCATAATGCTCCTGGCCAACCTTCTCGTCGTCCTATTCGTTCCCGAACCTGAGGAATACCGCGTTCCTGGGAAAAAGCTCAACATAAGGAAGCTCCTTGCCGAGACCTCCCATAAGAGCTTCGGCGAGCTAAAGGAGAACCTCAAGGACGTCTTTGCCAGCCACGAGAAAAGCTTACTCGCGATTCTCCTTGCCATCTTCCTCTGGTTCATCGCCTTCAACTCCCTGGAAACGTTCTTCACCAGCTATGCTAAATACTACCTGGGCATCGAGGAGAGCACCGGGGCCTTCATGCTTGGCCTGTTCTCCCTGAGCTTTATGATATTTGCGATTCCCGCGGGCTTCATAGGTGCAAGGGTGGGCAGGAGGAGAACCATAACCCTCGGCCTTATAATAATTATAGGAATACTCGTGGGAGCGTACCTCGTCGGTGAGGGCCAGAAACCGGAATCCAGTTCCCTCTCGGATCCGGTGGTCATGACATTCATGGGGCTGTTCTTCGTGGGTGGACTGGGCTGGGCAATGGTCAACGTGAACTCCCTGCCGATGGTAGTTGACATGACCACTGAGGAGAAGCTTGGAGGCTACACCGGACTCTACTACTTCTTCAGCCAGGCGGCCAACCTCGTTGCGCCACCGCTGGCCGGGGCCTTCCTAGACGTCATCGGCTACAGAACGCTGATACCGTTCTCAATAGCCTTCTTCATCCTGGCCGCCATAGCGATGCAGTTCGTAAGGCGCGGAGACATCGTCAGACGTAGGGGAGAAGTGCTGGACTACGTTCCGGATATGGATTGA
- a CDS encoding ABC transporter ATP-binding protein → MRAIEIRGLRKSYGDFLALKGIDLEVNEGEVFALLGPNGAGKTTLIRILAEGLGYDSGEIRVFGEPLSKKTARLLGYVPQESIAYDLLTVEENLRFYADLYDAPNERIGELIARFELPAKKKAKELSGGFRRRLNLAIALLYEPRLLILDEPSAGLDVPSRRELWSTILRLREEGKTILLATHYMEEAEALADRVGIMNEGRIIAVGTPRELKELAGKESVIHVEGILKGAELIRKEFPRVIEREGALRIGVEDAKTALPRIVEMLVNAGSEVRSIRVEEPTLEDVFLKLTGRALE, encoded by the coding sequence ATGAGGGCAATTGAGATCAGGGGGCTGAGAAAAAGCTATGGTGATTTTCTGGCGCTGAAGGGCATCGACCTAGAGGTGAACGAAGGGGAGGTTTTCGCACTCCTCGGGCCCAACGGTGCCGGAAAAACCACACTGATAAGGATTCTCGCGGAAGGGCTAGGCTACGATTCCGGGGAGATAAGGGTTTTCGGTGAGCCCCTCTCAAAGAAGACCGCCAGGCTCCTAGGCTACGTTCCCCAGGAAAGTATAGCCTACGATCTCCTGACGGTTGAGGAAAACCTGCGCTTCTATGCCGACCTGTACGACGCCCCTAACGAAAGGATTGGGGAGCTTATAGCAAGGTTTGAGCTTCCTGCAAAGAAAAAGGCAAAGGAACTGAGCGGAGGCTTCAGGAGACGGCTGAACCTGGCAATTGCACTGCTCTATGAGCCGAGACTCCTCATCCTCGATGAACCATCGGCGGGGCTCGATGTGCCATCAAGGAGGGAACTGTGGAGCACCATCCTCAGGCTCCGTGAAGAGGGAAAAACGATACTCCTAGCGACACACTACATGGAAGAAGCCGAGGCTTTAGCGGACAGGGTGGGAATAATGAACGAAGGCCGCATTATCGCCGTTGGGACGCCAAGGGAACTGAAGGAACTAGCCGGGAAGGAGAGTGTTATACACGTCGAGGGAATCTTGAAAGGGGCCGAACTCATAAGGAAAGAATTTCCCCGAGTCATAGAGCGTGAGGGAGCGCTTAGGATTGGAGTTGAGGACGCAAAAACCGCTCTGCCGAGGATCGTTGAGATGCTCGTGAATGCCGGCAGCGAAGTCCGGTCGATACGGGTTGAGGAGCCAACTTTGGAAGACGTCTTCCTAAAGCTCACCGGGAGGGCCCTAGAATGA
- a CDS encoding ABC transporter permease, with translation MKGRAIKAIIAKDLRETRREKMALFWIFVFPLMWITLLGGIWGGHNPPISIDVGVVYSNESAQFSATDVVNVMENVTMEGVHVFRVKTYPNESAGIDAVKAGRVDVLLVFPDGFGKNVSSGLQGRIYAYFDRSDPQNYQIVSGVIKGFFSEFEKRMVERRLNITLSYMEGYIPDEGTGNLTMDDVRGYMLGLTNPLELEEREVKGEAPSAIQFYVTSFIGIQFLFATMLTISSLVFVEIEKGTLRRIAASPATAWDFLVGKMLSTFIIITVSILIGIAYARLVFGETVFPSSLGWAIIFFAAVFSMSLGLAIAMGTRSMRATNAIVNLISMPLLFLAGIVIPASVLPEWARPIADYFPLGTALKSLRLLELYHRPASEVLPDVAWVAVSSFGMLLVAILLYNWAVRRLE, from the coding sequence ATGAAGGGAAGAGCCATAAAAGCCATCATAGCTAAAGACCTTCGGGAGACGAGAAGGGAGAAGATGGCGCTCTTCTGGATATTCGTCTTTCCGCTGATGTGGATCACCCTGCTCGGAGGGATATGGGGTGGCCACAACCCGCCGATAAGCATAGACGTCGGCGTCGTCTACTCCAACGAGAGCGCCCAGTTCAGCGCGACCGACGTCGTGAACGTAATGGAGAACGTGACGATGGAGGGGGTTCACGTCTTCAGAGTCAAAACCTACCCCAACGAGAGCGCAGGGATAGACGCCGTTAAGGCAGGAAGGGTCGACGTTCTCCTGGTCTTTCCGGATGGTTTTGGAAAGAACGTTTCGAGTGGTCTTCAGGGCAGGATTTACGCCTACTTCGACAGGAGCGACCCACAGAACTACCAGATAGTCAGCGGGGTTATAAAGGGCTTCTTCTCGGAGTTCGAGAAGAGGATGGTTGAGAGAAGGCTGAACATCACCCTGAGCTACATGGAGGGGTACATCCCAGATGAAGGGACGGGAAACCTCACGATGGACGATGTCAGGGGATACATGCTCGGGCTTACGAATCCCCTCGAACTGGAGGAGAGGGAGGTTAAGGGAGAAGCTCCCTCAGCCATTCAATTCTACGTCACGAGCTTCATAGGGATACAGTTCCTCTTCGCAACAATGCTCACCATTTCCTCGCTCGTTTTTGTGGAGATAGAGAAGGGCACGCTGAGGCGCATAGCGGCCTCGCCGGCAACGGCCTGGGACTTCCTGGTCGGAAAGATGCTCTCCACGTTCATCATCATAACGGTGAGCATACTGATAGGCATAGCCTACGCGAGGCTGGTCTTTGGGGAAACGGTCTTTCCGAGTTCCCTGGGATGGGCGATAATATTCTTCGCCGCAGTCTTCTCGATGAGCCTGGGGCTGGCCATAGCCATGGGCACGAGGAGCATGAGGGCAACAAACGCGATAGTCAACCTCATCTCGATGCCCCTGCTTTTCCTGGCGGGCATCGTCATCCCGGCGAGCGTACTCCCGGAGTGGGCAAGGCCCATAGCGGACTACTTCCCCCTCGGGACGGCCCTTAAAAGCCTCCGCCTCCTAGAGCTCTACCACAGGCCGGCGAGTGAGGTTCTGCCGGATGTTGCGTGGGTGGCCGTGAGCAGCTTTGGCATGCTGCTGGTGGCGATACTCCTCTACAACTGGGCGGTCAGGAGGCTTGAGTGA
- the tmk gene encoding dTMP kinase — protein MGTFIVIEGIDGAGKSTQARLLAKWFEERGYDVVLTKEPTDTAFGKLIRKLVLTGGREGIIDGARISHEAEALLFAADRAEHVAKLIKPSIEAGKVVISDRYFYSSLAYQWARGLDLEWLIDLNRFAVRPDLVILLDLPVKESMKRINGRSIKTEFDKIAELQKKVRENYLKLAERFPEMRIVNALASVEDIHNDIVALVEHELFKK, from the coding sequence GTGGGAACATTCATAGTCATTGAGGGCATCGATGGTGCAGGCAAGTCAACTCAGGCCAGGCTTCTGGCGAAGTGGTTCGAGGAAAGAGGCTACGACGTGGTTCTAACCAAGGAGCCAACGGATACCGCCTTCGGGAAGCTGATAAGGAAGCTGGTTCTCACCGGTGGACGGGAAGGCATAATAGATGGAGCCAGGATAAGCCACGAAGCGGAGGCACTTCTCTTTGCCGCCGACAGGGCGGAGCACGTTGCCAAGCTGATAAAGCCTTCAATTGAGGCAGGAAAGGTTGTAATTTCGGACCGCTACTTCTACTCCTCACTCGCATACCAGTGGGCACGGGGTCTTGACCTCGAGTGGCTGATAGATTTAAACCGCTTTGCCGTAAGGCCGGACCTCGTGATTCTCCTCGATCTGCCGGTGAAGGAGAGCATGAAGCGCATAAACGGGCGGAGCATAAAGACCGAGTTCGACAAGATAGCGGAGCTCCAGAAGAAGGTGCGCGAGAACTACCTCAAGCTCGCGGAGCGCTTCCCGGAGATGAGGATAGTCAACGCCCTCGCGAGCGTTGAGGATATCCACAACGACATAGTGGCGCTGGTTGAGCACGAACTCTTCAAGAAGTGA
- a CDS encoding glycerophosphodiester phosphodiesterase family protein, whose product MEVWERDRVIVLGHRGYMSAYPENSLLAFRKAIEAGADGIELDVWMTGDGEIIVMHDESIDRTSNMSGSQKNMTLEELKKADIGMGERIPTLEEVFDVIPEDALVNIEIKDIDAVEGVAKIVAGNNPDRVMVSSFIIDALREYRKHDRETVMGLLIDREEVVPLIPELKRELDLWSVNVPMEAIPLIGFEKTVQALHWTRSLGLKVVLWTENDVLFYRDDNLAKLKGLFDVVIANDVEKMLEYLKTLGLR is encoded by the coding sequence ATGGAAGTGTGGGAGCGCGATAGGGTTATCGTCCTTGGACACAGGGGGTACATGAGTGCCTACCCAGAGAACAGCCTCCTGGCCTTCAGAAAGGCCATAGAAGCGGGGGCTGATGGAATCGAACTGGACGTGTGGATGACAGGAGATGGAGAAATAATCGTCATGCACGACGAGAGCATAGACCGGACAAGCAACATGAGCGGGAGCCAGAAAAACATGACACTGGAGGAGCTGAAAAAGGCTGACATAGGCATGGGAGAAAGAATCCCAACGCTTGAGGAGGTTTTTGATGTCATTCCGGAGGATGCCCTCGTCAACATCGAGATTAAGGACATCGACGCGGTGGAGGGTGTGGCCAAAATCGTGGCCGGGAACAACCCTGACAGGGTCATGGTGTCCTCCTTCATCATAGATGCGCTCAGGGAGTACAGGAAACACGACAGAGAGACCGTGATGGGTCTCCTCATAGACCGCGAGGAGGTTGTACCCCTTATTCCAGAGCTGAAAAGGGAACTCGACCTGTGGTCGGTAAACGTGCCCATGGAGGCGATACCCCTCATCGGGTTTGAAAAAACGGTCCAAGCCCTTCACTGGACGCGTTCCCTTGGCCTCAAGGTAGTTCTCTGGACCGAAAACGATGTTCTGTTTTACCGGGACGACAACCTGGCCAAGCTCAAGGGACTGTTCGATGTTGTCATAGCAAACGATGTGGAAAAGATGTTGGAGTATCTTAAAACACTTGGGCTCAGATAA